Genomic window (Natronosalvus rutilus):
CGTCGACTGTTACCGGGTCGGCCTTCCGGCAGCACTCCTTGCAGTCCTCACCGTCGACGTAGGCGGCTCCCTCCTGGACGGGCGTCCCGCGCCCGGTCGGGTAGAAGCCGTACTTCCCGCAGAGACTGCGGCCGTCCTCGCCGAAGATGTGCTGGACGTGGGCGTTCCCTGGCGCACCCCAAAGGAGGTCGGGCGTCTCCAGGACGCCGGCCTCGTCGATGGCGATGGCGAGCTTCCGGGCCCGGTCAGGACTGAAGCCGTCGAGCTTCGAGAGTCGGGCGGGCGAGTAGCCGGCCGGGATGTCGGTCACGACCTCACGCAGCTCCTCGGTGCTGTCGAACTCGCCGGCGATCACCGCGGCCGTCGCCTCACCGATGCCGTTGACTTCCTCGAGGCGATCAGCGAGCTCACTCATCGCCATCGCCCCCTGCGGTCTCGTAGTTGATCTGGACCATCCCCGGGACCTCCAGGCCGCCGGCTTGTTCAACGCCGGCGTCGATGAGCGCCTCCCCGACGGCCTCGAAGTCGACGTCGTCGGCATCGGCCTCGATCACGAAGTGACCGCCCCCGTTCTGGTAGTGGGTCACGCTGTCCGGGTCAGCGCCCTCGATCTGCTCAACCGCCTCGGTGACGTCGGACTTACTCATCGTCACCACCGTCCTCGAGGTCGTCCAGGTAGCCGCGCATGCAGTCAGCCGAGCAAAGGTAGCTCGTCACGACACCCAGGCCGTCGTCCGGCTCGTGTACGTGGGTGAAGAAGGGCGTCTCGCCCGCCTCTTTCGCCTCGAGATCGCCGTGCCAGATTTCGTCGGCGAACTCGTGATCGCACTCGGGGCCTTTACACGTCAGCGCCATTAGGCATCGCCCTCCTCGTCCGCCTCGTCTGGCTGGAGGGCCCGAAGCCGGTCGGTCCATCCGTTCTCCTCGGCCATCGTCAGCGCCGCCTCGAAGTCAGCGGCCGCCTCCTCGGCGTCCTCGCCGCGGCCCTCGAGGAGGAGCTCGTCCTGATCGCGGGTGGCGGTGCCGCGCTTGACCTTCGCCCGGACCTTCACGCCGTGATCGAGGGGCTCCTTCCGGCCGGCCTCGTACTCGAGTGAGTCGGTGTCGTCGCCGTCGGTGAGGGTCGCCTGGTTCTGGTTCGGTTCGTCCGTCGTGTCGTGATTGCCTGTTACCATGTTTGGGTCTGCGTCTGCGGTTGATTCGCTCGCGTTACTCATCGACGAGGGCTTCCTCGGCCTTGCACACCCGCTTGAAGCGGGTGCTGTCCGGCTCCGCCCCCTCCGGGTGATGCCGCGCCTTCAGCTTCCGGGCGACCGTGCTCACGATCTCCGGGTCGGCGTCGGGTGCCACGCCCAGGACCTCGTGAGGTGGCTCCTCGGCGACGACGGCGTCGTCGTCCGCTGCCGGGAGAGCCGCCGCAGCGAACTGCGACTGCCCGGTTTTCACCTTCCGGTCGCCGGCCTTCCGGGTCTCCTTCATCCACATGAATACCTCCCTGACGTTGTCGCGGAGGTGGGTGTAGTCGTCACACCCCACCACGAACTGATCGCCGTCCTTCGTCCACCGGAGAACGAAGCCGGGGTCGTCAGGGCGGGCGTTGTGCAGCGGGAGCCCGTTCGATTTGGTGTGGCCGTTCCCGATGGATGCCCGGAACTTGTCAGCGCCCAGGCGGTCCATTTCGCGGGCGAGCTGCTTGGTCGTCTGCCCGAGGTTCGCCTGGTAGGCGCTCGTCGACGAGCGCTTCCCTTCGGGCGTCCGCGGGAGCTCTGGTGGCCAGTCGATGCCGGTGTCAGTCATCGGCCGGCTCGCCTCCGAAGCTGTCCAGGCCGGACTGATCCTCCTCGCGTTCCTCCTCGTCTTCTTCCTCGGGGACCTCCGTGTGCGGGAGGATCACCTCGTTGACGAACTTGGCGAACTTCTCGGTGTCCAGGTCCCAGGCCGCGACGTAGCCCGACCGGGTGACCATCATTTTGGTGATGTACCCCTCGAAGTTGCCCTCGAGCCCGAGCTGGTTGCTCGCGGAATCGCCCAGGGTGTCGTTGAGGACGTCCGAGTTACCGTACAGGGTGCCGCGGACGAAGCCCTCGGGCCCGAGCGCCCACTCCGAAGCGTCCGGATAGGCGTCACGGAGCGAGATCAGGTCGACCTCGGCCCGCGTGATCCGGGCGGTCCCCTGCTCGGCGATCAGGTAAAAGACGAACTCGCCGACTGACCGCTCGGCGACCACGTACCGGTTCGGGACGCAAATCCAGTTCGTCTGGTGGGCCTCTTTCCTACGGG
Coding sequences:
- a CDS encoding DUF7389 domain-containing protein, which codes for MVTGNHDTTDEPNQNQATLTDGDDTDSLEYEAGRKEPLDHGVKVRAKVKRGTATRDQDELLLEGRGEDAEEAAADFEAALTMAEENGWTDRLRALQPDEADEEGDA
- a CDS encoding J domain-containing protein, producing the protein MTDTGIDWPPELPRTPEGKRSSTSAYQANLGQTTKQLAREMDRLGADKFRASIGNGHTKSNGLPLHNARPDDPGFVLRWTKDGDQFVVGCDDYTHLRDNVREVFMWMKETRKAGDRKVKTGQSQFAAAALPAADDDAVVAEEPPHEVLGVAPDADPEIVSTVARKLKARHHPEGAEPDSTRFKRVCKAEEALVDE
- a CDS encoding helix-hairpin-helix domain-containing protein, with protein sequence MSELADRLEEVNGIGEATAAVIAGEFDSTEELREVVTDIPAGYSPARLSKLDGFSPDRARKLAIAIDEAGVLETPDLLWGAPGNAHVQHIFGEDGRSLCGKYGFYPTGRGTPVQEGAAYVDGEDCKECCRKADPVTVDAEGGEDDE